A region from the Triticum urartu cultivar G1812 chromosome 1, Tu2.1, whole genome shotgun sequence genome encodes:
- the LOC125553408 gene encoding uncharacterized protein LOC125553408 isoform X1 encodes MSPYLFVLAINELSILLNEALQANQLQGISLGPNCPSVHSLLFADDLLVCGHDTYQEAQTMASLIQHFCALSGQTPNWNKSAILFSNHVSQNIINDIKQVFPVANLDANFTHLGHPLILPAKNRDAAYNFVLDKILNKLPSYKANMLSHAARLELIRSVFSAIPVYYMANILFPKKFIAKLTSIIRNFWWTGIRETDSKRSLCLRAWKDITNSKSEGGLGIRNLKAVNESLILAAAWRLAKNPSSQLYCVLQAKYFSTTSIWKATNNPPKSAFWSSILKMLPKLKEHAFYQLTQGNVSIWSMPWCNL; translated from the coding sequence ATGTCTCCTTACTTATTTGTTCTTGCAATTAATGAACTTTCCATCTTGCTTAATGAAGCTTTGCAGGCTAACCAATTGCAAGGAATTTCTCTTGGACCAAACTGCCCCTCTGTCCATTCTCTTCTATTTGCAGATGATCTTCTGGTGTGTGGGCACGATACTTATCAGGAGGCTCAGACGATGGCCAGTCTTATTCAACACTTTTGTGCTCTTTCTGGTCAAACTCCTAACTGGAATAAATCTGCCATTCTCTTTAGCAATCATGTTTCTCAGAATATTATTAATGATATTAAGCAAGTCTTTCCTGTTGCTAATCTTGATGCTAATTTCACTCATCTTGGTCATCCTCTAATTTTGCCTGCTAAGAATAGGGATGCTGCTTATAACTTTGTTTTGGATAAAATTTTAAATAAGCTCCCCTCTTATAAAGCTAACATGCTATCTCATGCTGCCCGTCTTGAACTTATTCGCTCTGTCTTTTCTGCTATCCCTGTTTATTATATGGCAAACATTCTGTTTCCAAAAAAATTTATTGCCAAGCTCACTTCTATCATTAGGAATTTTTGGTGGACAGGGATTAGAGAAACAGATTCTAAGAGGAGTCTTTGTCTTAGAGCATGGAAGGATATTACCAACTCCAAGTCTGAAGGTGGTCTTGGAATCAGAAATCTAAAAGCCGTCAATGAGAGTCTTATTCTTGCTGCGGCTTGGAGGTTAGCTAAAAACCCCTCCTCCCAATTATATTGTGTTCTTCAAGCCAAATATTTTTCTACCACTTCTATTTGGAAAGCTACTAATAATCCACCTAAATCTGCCTTTTGGTCTTCCATTTTAAAAATGCTTCCTAAACTTAAAGAGCATGCCTTCTATCAACTCACCCAAGGTAATGTTTCTATTTGGAGCATGCCTTGGTGCAATCTTTGA
- the LOC125553408 gene encoding uncharacterized protein LOC125553408 isoform X2: MSPYLFVLAINELSILLNEALQANQLQGISLGPNCPSVHSLLFADDLLVCGHDTYQEAQTMASLIQHFCALSGQTPNWNKSAILFSNHVSQNIINDIKQVFPVANLDANFTHLGHPLILPAKNRDAAYNFVLDKILNKLPSYKANMLSHAARLELIRSVFSAIPVYYMANILFPKKFIAKLTSIIRNFWWTGIRETDSKRSLCLRAWKDITNSKSEGGLGIRNLKAVNESLILAAAWRLLNLIILLFLSKAILSNQTFSLMVLKCFLMLLSELLEFQDFSKVNRAQVWEFTFVFLLLIGK, translated from the exons ATGTCTCCTTACTTATTTGTTCTTGCAATTAATGAACTTTCCATCTTGCTTAATGAAGCTTTGCAGGCTAACCAATTGCAAGGAATTTCTCTTGGACCAAACTGCCCCTCTGTCCATTCTCTTCTATTTGCAGATGATCTTCTGGTGTGTGGGCACGATACTTATCAGGAGGCTCAGACGATGGCCAGTCTTATTCAACACTTTTGTGCTCTTTCTGGTCAAACTCCTAACTGGAATAAATCTGCCATTCTCTTTAGCAATCATGTTTCTCAGAATATTATTAATGATATTAAGCAAGTCTTTCCTGTTGCTAATCTTGATGCTAATTTCACTCATCTTGGTCATCCTCTAATTTTGCCTGCTAAGAATAGGGATGCTGCTTATAACTTTGTTTTGGATAAAATTTTAAATAAGCTCCCCTCTTATAAAGCTAACATGCTATCTCATGCTGCCCGTCTTGAACTTATTCGCTCTGTCTTTTCTGCTATCCCTGTTTATTATATGGCAAACATTCTGTTTCCAAAAAAATTTATTGCCAAGCTCACTTCTATCATTAGGAATTTTTGGTGGACAGGGATTAGAGAAACAGATTCTAAGAGGAGTCTTTGTCTTAGAGCATGGAAGGATATTACCAACTCCAAGTCTGAAGGTGGTCTTGGAATCAGAAATCTAAAAGCCGTCAATGAGAGTCTTATTCTTGCTGCGGCTTGGAG GCTTCTCAACCTGATAATTCTCCTCTTCCTAAGCAAGGCAATACTCTCAAATCAGACCTTCTCATTAATGGTGCTAAAGTGTTTTCTGATGCTGCTTTCAGAACTTCTAGAGTTCCAGGATTTCAGCAAGGTCAATCGCGCACAGGTGTGGGAGTTTACTTTTGTCTTCCTTcttctaatagggaaataa
- the LOC125553423 gene encoding uncharacterized protein LOC125553423 isoform X2, with amino-acid sequence MAAQTGNGSIGGTRGRMGISYLHSHGGGNVDAMAQQRRLGSLWSFLRQQDVGESIAAGNGSSDLLRIFSMSTCDDTNSNVIFSAPGSKKAEVLGDSDVGMVTSFSNIDSQIQLALSSWTCPAWTTTCSCSRTPPTAESTPSVAAPLTSLLSLLLVLVLLS; translated from the exons ATGGCAGCACAGACAG GCAATGGCAGCATCGGTGGCACGAGAGGAAGGATGGGAATCAGCTACTTGCATTCGCACGGAGGAGGCAATGTCGACGCGATGGCACAGCAGAGGAGGCTGGGCTCGTTGTGGAGCTTCTTGAGGCAGCAGGACGTCGGCGAGAGCATCGCTGCCGGCAACGGCTCGAGTGACCTCTTGAGGATCTTCTCCATGAGCACATGTGACGACACCAACTCCAACGTCATCTTCTCAGCGCCCGGCAGCAAGAAGGCCGAGGTGCTCGGCGACAGCGATGTCGGCATGGTCACCAGCTTCAGCAACATCGACTCCCAG ATTCAGTTAGCCCTCTCGAGCTGGACATGCCCAGCATGGACGACTACCTGCAGCTGCAGCAGGACTCCGCCGACTGCAGAGTCCACGCCAAGCGTGGCTGCACCACTGACCAGCCTCCTTAGCCTCTTATTGGTCCTTGTTCTTCTTTCCTAA
- the LOC125553423 gene encoding uncharacterized protein LOC125553423 isoform X1, with translation MYCSHSPSIIFWLSRLADCSLIIDSSMAAQTGNGSIGGTRGRMGISYLHSHGGGNVDAMAQQRRLGSLWSFLRQQDVGESIAAGNGSSDLLRIFSMSTCDDTNSNVIFSAPGSKKAEVLGDSDVGMVTSFSNIDSQIQLALSSWTCPAWTTTCSCSRTPPTAESTPSVAAPLTSLLSLLLVLVLLS, from the exons ATGTATTGTTCTCATAGTCCATCCATTATATTTTGGCTTTCAAGGCTAGCTGACTGCAGTTTGATTATCGATTCATCTATGGCAGCACAGACAG GCAATGGCAGCATCGGTGGCACGAGAGGAAGGATGGGAATCAGCTACTTGCATTCGCACGGAGGAGGCAATGTCGACGCGATGGCACAGCAGAGGAGGCTGGGCTCGTTGTGGAGCTTCTTGAGGCAGCAGGACGTCGGCGAGAGCATCGCTGCCGGCAACGGCTCGAGTGACCTCTTGAGGATCTTCTCCATGAGCACATGTGACGACACCAACTCCAACGTCATCTTCTCAGCGCCCGGCAGCAAGAAGGCCGAGGTGCTCGGCGACAGCGATGTCGGCATGGTCACCAGCTTCAGCAACATCGACTCCCAG ATTCAGTTAGCCCTCTCGAGCTGGACATGCCCAGCATGGACGACTACCTGCAGCTGCAGCAGGACTCCGCCGACTGCAGAGTCCACGCCAAGCGTGGCTGCACCACTGACCAGCCTCCTTAGCCTCTTATTGGTCCTTGTTCTTCTTTCCTAA